A genomic window from Salvelinus namaycush isolate Seneca unplaced genomic scaffold, SaNama_1.0 Scaffold720, whole genome shotgun sequence includes:
- the LOC120042583 gene encoding uncharacterized protein K02A2.6-like — MSVNGIKHSTSAPYHPATNGLAERFVQTLKQGLRAAKRDEGTLQTKLAKFLLSYRNTPHATTNESPAALMFGRPLRTRLDLMKPNRRNEVLNKQAKMLSGGRERHLQTGQEVMVRDYRRGGKWTRGTVHTQTGPRTYQVQVSPDIMWRRHINQMHSTENSTTIEKEQAQRVPENDTQGTVEDGGVVKRPQAERRERVDEGAAIAEAIREQAHTEDVQEPPDNPRRYPERRHRPPDRLDL; from the coding sequence ATGTCAGtaaatggaatcaaacactcAACCTCAGCTCCGTACCACCCTGCCACCAATGGGCTGGCAGAACGCTTTGTGCAAACCCTAAAGCAAGGACTCCGGGCAGCAAAACGAGATGAAGGGACTTTGCAAACAAAACTGGCCAAGTTCCTGCTCTCCTACCGAAACACCCCACATGCCACGACAAATGAAAGCCCAGCCGCACTGATGTTCGGGAGGCCTCTCCGCACACGGCTGGACCTCATGAAGCCTAACAGGCGTAATGAAGTGCTGAACAAACAAGCCAAGATGCTCTCCGGTGGCCGGGAGCGCCATCTCCAAACAGGACAGGAAGTGATGGTGCGAGACTACAGAAGAGGAGGGAAATGGACAAGAGGGACCGTACATACACAAACGGGACCCAGAACTTACCAGGTTCAAGTGAGCCCAGACATAATGTGGCGGCGTCACATTAACCAAATGCATTCCACGGAAAACAGCACAACAATCGAGAAAGAACAGGCACAGAGAGTTCCTGAGAATGACACACAGGGAACTGTAGAGGACGGTGGAGTAGTAAAGAGACCCCAGGCTGAAAGAAGGGAACGTGTTGATGAAGGTGCTGCTATAGCAGAAGCTATAAGGGAGCAAGCACACACTGAGGATGTTCAGGAGCCTCCAGACAATCCTAGGCGCTACCCAGAACGAAGGCACCGTCCACCAGACAGACTGGActtataa